The genomic stretch CTTGTAGCCCTAACAAGGACTGGTTGCACCTTGACATGTTccttaacttaaaaaaaacaaaaacactctgctctgctggattGTGTCCTGGCCCCACACAAGGCATCTTTACCATTGGAGGGCtattttccttacccaggggaaggggacgaatgtccccttcctctgaggagcccctggtggctgcccagcatgctcaggatgccgcagcagtcatttttggcaccactgcagcctttcacgccaggcagctcagatttGTCTAGAGGTCTGAGTCTAGAGGGTCAGACTCAGGTCTGAgtcaggtctggtctagagggtagagcctccatctgcctgaagataacatccacaaggtcgccagttcgaggccaccggcaccatgcgaccttgaagcagctgacaagctgaagccgagctattccatctgctctgagcgtgggaggatggaggccagaatgtgaagccagatcggaatgaaacacctgaatgtagtggttcttgaaagaaagaaccttctttcaaattgtaaaaatccctatttaataagggatttagataaagcctgcctatgtaaactgccttgaataaagtcttgaataaagaccaagaaaggcggtatataaatacctgttgttgttattgttgttgttgttgttgttgttgttgttgttgttgttgttgttgttgttgttattattattattattatttgtgctgttaggctgcaatcctatatactctTATCtcagagtaggtcccattgaacacaacaggggttacttttgtgtagacatgAATAGACTTGAGCTCCTATTGTGGTTTATTTTATAGCAGTGGTCTTTATCCTTTTCTGTACCACAactccaatatataaataaaagtaTGAGTGGGAACTCCCCACCCACAGATCCTGCTCCCCttccaggaccctatctgccaacccccaccccattgctgccGACCCACCAACCGACCGACCCCATAACGCCCTCCCAGTACTGTTCACTGTggccaaatattcttattggaaagaacagaaaaagttaccatgaaacctgacacgagtgaaagctatttcagcatgatcactatgaacctaAGCAAGATTGGGACACTGCCTCGTGGTACTGGAAGGGTACTCTAGATGCCTCCCCCTTCACCTGgtgtggtgctctagtccagtggtcttcaacttttttcattgcCACAAGCTGCCCTGATCCCACAACTAAGACTTTGCACCCCTATTGGagtcccaaccccaaggctgaagaacactagTACAGAGGcaggaattgcagcaggtgcagcttgttgccTCACAGAGCTTGTTGCAGTTTGTTGCTGGGCTGCtgaaggttatttatttatttatgggggggggggttatgggtTACCCCGCCTTTTCTCTcacacaatttttaaaggtccaggagctctaaAAGTTGGCCATCCTTGTTTTATAGTATCTTGTGTGAATGTTGGTTTTACTTTTACTGTGGTTGGGCAGGGACATGCGGTGAGTGGGGAgtaaggtgaggcagagcctccccactgaagtcctttgaaaagcaccactgcacaAGCACTCACACACCCTGCTCTGGCTACCTCCTAAGGCCTCCTTCACCTTGGCCCCCATCTCCCACCTTGTGACACCCTCTGGGAACCTCTTGCCGTTCTGCATCCTGAGCAAGCTCCTTGTCCTCCTCCTGAAACTACCAGTACTGGTACCGGTTGTTccggtacttccggttgtttcgaactggcagcctcagatcttcaggcatacaaggcggcagctctaccagctgagccagacctcctgccctaatctgtggaactccttgccacaggatgatggGACGGCACTTCACATGACAGGGATgcttaagtcccattataatctatgggcttactcccaggtaagggtggctgggactgcagcctcagggccagatcctgtgcaggtctactcagaagtcccattataaacaatggggtttactcccaggtaagggtggctaggactgcagcctcaaggccagatcctgtgcgggtctactcagaagtaagtcccattacagtctatgaggcttactcccaggtaacggcggctggattgcagccttagcccgGAGTAAAAAGGCTGGCTGCACTTCCAGAGCCGCCCACCAGAGCGGAGGTGACGTCATCCCTCGCAGGTAGGAGCCACGCCCCCGTGCCTCGCCGCCGCTCGTTTCCACGGCAACCGGTCAGAGCAAGGTCAGGATGGCGCTCTAGGAACTCGAACTTTCTCACCCCGCACTTCCTGCTTCCGTCAGCCAAACATGGCGGCTGCTTCAGCAGCACGCGCAGGCGCGGTGTCACGTGAGCAAAGCCTTTCCGGCGGGCGCGCGGAGTGCGGCGTTGCCAGGCAACGGTGGTGGGGAACCTCAGTGGGCCCtgaggttgggggtgggggagagggagcagcACGTGACTAACTCGCAGCACTGGGGCCTCCAGGGGGTGTTGGTAGCCACgcccagcagggagggagggggcaggtctctgccccaggaGCTTACAAGGCAGCAGCCAGGAGAGATGCACAGACTGCAGaacaggaaggtgtggagggccagccccccccccgtcactggcagcctctccaggcaGGGCTCCCGAGCAAGCAGCCTGGAGGGCAGGAGTCGGCCCGGCGCGGAACTGGCCCTGCGTCCCTTCATCACCCAGCTGCAGGTGTGGCTTCAGCACTgcgccagtggcgtagctgtgAGGGTGCCAGGGATGTggggtggctggggaggcaggtgaggcagagcctccccaccagagtccttcagaaagcgccACCGCCAGGCCACCGTGTGAGGCGCTCAGGTGTGCTTTTcgaaggctctgcctccccaactACCCCACATCCCTGCTGCACTAGGCCCTCATGGTCCTCGCAGCAGTCCTTTTCTAAGGACTTCAGtggggtggctctgcctcacctgcctccccacccaccacacatccctgatgcaaagcactaagttttgcacagcacTTTGCCACGGCgtgcagcagctcctcctctttggatgggctgctagagcaaaacagaggcacatgcccaggagGCCTCCCTGAAATGCACCCAGAAGGTGAATGCTTTCGTTTTGCTCTAatgcattgtttctcaaccaccagtggtacttgaggatgTCTGGCGGAATGCAAGggacccctgccgcctggcagcgaAAGCAGGAGCGTGATGCcacaaacagcaggaggaggctccagagcatgcttttccGGAAGTCCTCTTgaccaccctaagcctcttactgcatcgcatctggcctcccaactcagatgtaactggcaatgtcgtcactgccagttactttcagtggtactttgaataggtggaccgtgtgaagtggttcAGCAGAgaataaatgttgagaaacattgctctagtgGCCAAGaagggctctgaaggggaggggccattgcatactgcagtgaggaaccctgcagaacttagtgcttggctccccctctagctacactgctaTACAGTACTTATGCCCAGGGTGCAAGGGAGGTGGCGGCTGGGGGAGAGCATAGGGATGGAGGAGATAAAGTGCTGGAACTGCACCACAAAGTGCTGCTCAGATCTTGAGTCAGTCCTTGTGTCCTCCCAGATTCCCAGATTCTTCACTGAAACAGGAAGCAGGGGCAGTACCTCTCCCCATTGTGGGGTGGAGTTTTAACATCCGCCTTGTTCCAGAAATGCAACAGATATGAATAGGGATGGGAAAGGTACAGGCAGGTAGCTtccctgtcactgccctccttTGAGTGAGCATCTGCACAAGCACACATGGTGGAGTTCTCTGCATGTGGAGAGCCAATCTCAGAGGCTTCCAGAAATGTGATTATTCTGGCCCTGCTCTCGGTTGGAGGAATGTCTGTGTATACTGTGTGCCTTGAAGGCAAGGAAGGACACCCAGTCCTTCAGTCCCTTTGAGGACTGATCCATCAGTTCAAACTAGCATGTAAAGAGAGCCACCAGCCAGAGCCAGACTTGCCAGGGAGACAGTCAGCTCAGTCGTGTGCCTGAACACATGACCACTCaaaaaaccacagtttaaaaccTGGCCATGgtagtctaaggcagtggttctcaaacttttagcaccatgacttactttttagaatgagaatctgtcaggacccactgaaagtgatgtcatgaccagaggtgataTTATCAAGCTgcaaaacttttaacaatcctaggctgcaatcctacccacacttacccaggagtaagtcccatttactatcattcttaaaagcatatacatagtagcctattaaaagaacaagtatataacattttcccaaatgcagtcacataccatggtagcatcaagtgtataGCATATACATATTATGTACCAAGTACATATCATGTATCATGTACCATATCAGCACCAagcatatcatggtagcattactaatatagtaaaaaaatactgaaatgaatttgacccacctgaaattggctcatgacccacctagtgggtcctgacccacagtttgagaaacactggtctaaggctgcaatcctgggcatgtctactctaaaGCAAGTCCACTGAATTGATTGGCAAGTCAACTCatacttactttcaggtaagtatgtgtaggaatgcagccttagtcACCCAGTGAACCAAAGACTTACTGAAAACATATTTGCATTTGTAGAGCCCCTGGTAAAAAAATAAACTCCATGACATGGGATTGCACAGAGACAACAAAGGAGGGTGATTAGTCTGAGAAGACAGCCCAAAGTGGTTCCACATGGACtgtccagcaaacaatagcaagGAAAGACAGAAGCCTGACTGGTTCTAGCAGATCAAAATGTGTTTTCTTTCACTTCATTATAGCATAAGGTAGTTACTACTCAGGCACAGATTCATAATTGGAGTTGACAATCAATGAGACAGTGTTCAATATGGCCTGTAGTAGGCAAAGTGTTTATGGGTTCTGAGATTTTCCTTACAATGTTGGCTCCTGCTTTTCTCCATTTGCTGACAGGACATAAGGAACTCTTTTCCCTATAAACTGCTCCAGGCTTTGTTAGGACAGGATGGACTTCCTGATTCTCTTCCTCCTCTACGTAATTCTGGTTCTGCTGAGCATTCTGTTCTGTGTCTTTTCTGGAAGGAAGCACAGCTTTCCCTCAAGAGTTGTTGCTTGGGGAACTCAGGTAAGACATGTTAGTGCAAATGAATCATTTGTTGATTTTTATCTTGTGTTTCTGCAAAGGCAGCGCGATTGGCTTGCAGAGGTGGAAACAATATCAGTGTATCAGAACAtcagaagatccctgctggatcaggctaaacggggcccattcagtccagcttcctcacagtggcccaccagaagcctcagagagcacacaaggcaacaagagacctgcatcctgttgccccttCCTTGCACATGGCCTTTAGAGACAGCCTCCTTctaaaaacaggaagttgcacatatccatcatggcttgtaacctgtgatggacttttcctccatcagtctgtccaatcccattttaaaggcagctGGACCAGGTGCCACCCAGCGtcttatggcaaggagttccacagactaattacatgccggttccttttgtctgttccgaTTCCCCCAGCAGTCCATTtgagtggttgtcccctggttctggtgttgtgtaagagagaaaagaacttccctctatccactcagtTCACCTCATGCATCATTTTATTTGTCTCAATCTTGTCTGCGCTCAGGCACCTTCTCTCTTGACAGAAGAGCTACAAACTCTTTGccagggaggtgccccagcccactgaTGTACAAGAAGTGTATGCTTCACATTGGATGCATGTCTTCAGTAAGATAATAGAGCTTAGTATTTGCTCTACCTTGGCTGTGGCTTCTAATCTGTGCTGCCTCATTTTCTCAACCAGGATTGATGATGACTCGGCAGTAGGATGCCATAGCAGACAACACAGCCCCTGCACCTTTCAGAGTTGAGGGGGGCAATTTTGGCAGGTATCACTTTAGACTCTAGCTAGGGGCTCATATGATGGCAAGATCCTCCATACAAACATTCCCATTCCTGGGAAACCTAGGTTCTGGGGGGACAGTTCCAGTCTAGCctaatgtgctagttttctatgtgagATTCTCTGTATGGGGGAGCATCCTGTAAtatcagcccccccccacctgccccgtaGCCTGAAAATACAGTCCAGAAACTAGACCCACTCTTCATCTGCTCTTTTGGCATACTAGGCCTAGATGTCAGTGGCCAGCTCTTCTATATCAAGGGAAGGAAATGTACCATTGGCTTGTGTCCACGGCCTTTTGCTCTCCCCCCAGCCTCTGTCAGACTGCAGCTGGGGAGTCTGACTCCTGCATTGTCTTAATTTGCTGCTTTGTCATCTTTGATGCAGGTGCTGTTGTGTCTCGTTCCAGCCCGAGTTCTGAAGCCGCTTCACCAACTCTTTCACACCCGGTATTGCTTGTTCATTCCTTCCCTTGCTCCTTCCCCTTGGCTGGGCAGGATGGTTGCTGCCAGCAGGCCCCTGGATCTCCATAGCTTTGCAAATGGCTTTGACAGGCTAATCCCCATTCTCTACCCAGTAGGAAAGAGTTgcggaggtggaggaggagggtgaccagataccatggaggacagagtgcctatacctttaaccattgtatagaagagggaattttggtaggcgTCCTTCAATGTGGAAGGATGtaaaaaactgcacctgtcaaaattcccctCTTCCATAAAAccattaaaggtataggcactctgtcctccattgtaaaaaaaatcacagtggttaaaaaaacagaacaagtTAGGAAGCCTGTGAGAAAACACTAAGTTAAGAGTCAATTTGGCTTTTCTGATCAGAGGACCTTTTGGGTGCCCTTGGGCTGCAGTGCAAAATTATTGCAAATGTGTCTTCTTTTCGCCTGTCTCCCTCTTCGCGCAGAAGCTGTCTGTTTGTAGTCCTAAACTTTGTCTTGGAAGTTCTGGTCTATGGCGAGTATAGCTGGGAAGTGTTTAGCTACTGCAGGGAGCTGGAGTTCCACATCCTCATCCTCCTGCTGCCTTACCTACTGCTGCTTGTGAACCTGGGATTCTTCCTTCTGTGCTCCAAGACCAACCCTGGTAAGACCACTTTTCACCTGGGAGCTGTTACAACACTTGCAAGACCCACGAAATGGTCTAACAGCTAACAAGGTGATAGAGAGCCTCATCACTGTGTCTGGAGCCGCATTACTTCAGACTTTTCTATATAGGTAATATAACTCTTTGATAGTTAGAAcatccctgcatgtagaaaacaaGGCTGCCAGggaccctccccccagcacattATTTTACTTCAGATAAgaatttttggtggtggtggtgaaatgaCACCATTAAATCATGTGACATGTTTGACCATCTTTTGCATCTATGGATCATCTGCCTGAGAAGCTTGAAAAGAAAATAACCCAGTTAAGAGGGCTGTTTCAGTTATGCCTTTGGCCAGGTGTCAAATGAAAGGCCTGTGGGCCAGTTGTGGCGCTTGGAAGCTCTGTATCCAGcccacattataattgggctctcctggagccaccctttcagcagcactgcttctgcatgaGCAGAGATAGGAGGCCTTGGAAAGCAAGGGATGCTATGCAGGAAAGGGCATACCaaggggggtgagagagggagacgctgctgaggcagcaggagagccgttatcacacaggccaaccttttcagcagtgccacttctgccaaggcctGACTTTGAAGAGCAcccagttgctgagctgcaaagtgacagtgcaacagaagtggtgctgctgaaagggtagcccatatggtcaaggtttgcacatttcctcttctgtcatttgcagctaaaaggtttgcacattttctctttggtcatctgcagctaatgagtttctatgtgagaacgaagtgctgaTTTCAGGCCAtcgcctgcttaatgacatcacatcttgCTTACAGGTGCaacttcaggccctcagcaggcaccatggatgctattcagctcactgtatgaaatgagtttaacacccctgcaTTAGGTGTATCTCTCATCCAATTGCTGTTTCCCCCTGCTTATAGGTACCATAACCAAATCCAACCAGGCCCTGTTCCTCCATGTATATGCCTATGATGGTGTCATGTTCAAGAAGGACACGGAGTGCCCCACCTGCAGCGTGAGAAAACCAGCCAGATCCAAGCACTGTGGTAAGAATACTCATTTGGAAAGGGCTGAGCTGGTAACCAGGCGTACGTCCATGCTCTGGTCCTAGACTCCCGAGTGTCTTGACTCGCTTCAGAACATCTCCATGCAGCCTGGAAAAGGTAAGCCTGGTTCTACTGGTCAAATGTTAGGAAGGCACACACAGCAAGCTTCATTCTGTTGAAAATCCTGGGAGGCTGCCTTTGCCTGACCTTTGGTCAGTCCAGCTCAACATAGTCTACACTGAATGGCTTCAGGTCTCAGGTGGGTTGGGATGGAACACTGCCCTACTTAGAGGTGTCAGTGATTAaatcttctgcctgcaaagcatgtgctttcccACTAAGCCAACTGATGTCATCAGTGTGGCCTGTTGCTCCCACCATGTTGGACAAAATTCAGTAATCAAATCAGTGATGGCCCAGAGATAATTTGTGTCCTGGTGTTTTGTTGGAAGAGTAAGTTAAACAGGggtgttccccccaccccaatacaaAAATCCTGACTTGATTCTACTTCTGAACAGGTGTGTGCAACGGCTGTGTGCATCGCTTTGACCACCATTGCATCTGGGTCAACAACTGCATTGGGGCCTTCAACATGAGATACTTCCTCCTCTACCTCCTGAGCTTGCTAGCCATGGCAATAGCCATCGCCATCATTACCACCACCTTCCTCATCCAAGTGGTGGTTTTGTCCAACATGATGCTGGGACATTACCTGGATGACCGAGGTCAAGAGCACCCAGTTGACGTGGTCTTCCTTATCCAGGTAAAGAGTTCTGGTTTTTTATAGCTGTAGCTGTGGAGCCACTGATGGGTACACAATTGTCACAGCATGAATTGGTGTTGGTAGGACCTGACTTCCTCAGCTACACAAAGTGTATTTCAGAACCTTGATGCTAAGGCAACTGAAATTAAGTCAAATAGCTTCTAAATTATACACATTAAACTAAGTGTgccccctctttaaaaaaatctcaccACCAATCTTGAGATTAATTTCTACAAAGTTGGTGTGGATTTGTCTGTCTCCCTGTGcgcagcccacaggtatacacatttgatccctattatgcatatgcaacgttgggcagaaatggctaaaggTTATTCCCTCAAAGCAAATCAAGACAGTTGTATCCTAAGCTGATTAGATGAACTGCTTCAGGCCTGTCACAGTGGGCCCcgagtatctgcaggggatcattCTAGGACCTCCTACAGATacagaaattggggggggggctgtgctggCAAACCAAAAGTACTTTTGTCTGAAAGGAACTTTTCcagtcctctgaggccctcccaCTGCAAGCCCACAGCTGGCTagggagggcccactgtacttgccTAGTTTGAATTTGTAGTCCAGTATTAAGATCTAAACAGTAACTGACCATATTTGGTCAAAACACAGTGCAGGTGGGAGGAATGTCATGAGCCTggtctattcttttaacagcaCCTTTTCCTGACCTTTCCGCGGATCGTGTTCATGCTTGGCTTTGTGGTCATCATCGCTCTGATCCTGGGCTCCTACTTCTGCTTCACTCTATACCTGATCTTGACCAACCAGACAAGCAATGAGTGGTTTaaggcagcaagatgcaagtgtaCGTGCGCACAGCACTGTAGCAGGCACAGTGGGTACAAAAACGTCTACTCTAGAGGAGCCTTGAGCAACATCATGGAAATTGTGAGGCCCTTGGCGAGCACTGGAAAAAAGCGAAGGTGAGGTCCTGTGAAGTGAAGCATTGAGTGCCTGTACACCTTTCCTATGAGTTTGTAGCCAAGCACAAAGGACTGCAGTCTGGGTTGCATGTGGATCACTGGGGAGTCTGGGGTGTCAtctgagagccctgctggagctgcCCTGCTCATCAGTTTTTTCATTTTGGTCTACTTCAGAGCTCTGTGCCCCGAGTATGTATCCAGCTACCAGTGTCCCCCTCTGAAAAGAAAATAGAATGAAAGTGAAGCGGAATTAACATAGCTTCTCCTGCAACGGTTTCAAGTCTTTCTGCAAGGTCACAAGAGCCAGTTAAGCAAAAGCTGCTCTTGTCCAGATCCCATTCAGTGTCAGAGCCTTGTAGAGCTGTTTCTGCTGAAAGACAGCTGAGGAGAGGGAGAGGCCCTCATTCAGTGacagagcccctgctttgcaggAAGAAGGGCCCAGCTGAGTTCCTGGCAGCCTGGTCAGGAAGGCAGGGGAAGATTCCTGGCGGAAGCTTTGTGAGCCTGCTGCCCATCCGGTATAGACACTACTGAGCTGGACCGACCAGTAGTCTGACTCAGAAGCCGGCTCCCAAAGGGGAGGCCAAGTCTCTGGGCAGAAAAGCAACCCTCTACGCAACCTCAGGCTGGCAATATCAATCCACTTATTGACTGAGAGCTCTGCAAAAAAaggaagtgttttttaaaaaaatttatttacaaagCTACACTGTACAATCTGCAAGTAAAAGCGGTATGGATACAAAAGAGACATGCAGCAGCCTGGCTTTTCTCTCACTCTTCCAGGGTATGCCTCGGAGTACCCTGCACTGTGTCACAGTGAAGCACTTTTCAAACCTTTGGGCAAGCTCCTGTCTGTTGCACGCAGCTCACATGCTACATCATGATTATGCAGACTACCCTCTAGGGAGGCACGTGTCCCGCCCCCAAAGGAGCCTCTCCTCAGAGCTTAGTTAAGGAAGTTTCCCTGCCAagggtttttttccttttgcctccTTTCCCCTCTAATCCCAGCTAAAGTGCTTTGCTCAGTCCCAGCCTGGCTTTTACAAGCAGCAGCTGGCCACAAGTGCAATGAAGCATCCCCCAGCCCTTGGCACCAGCCCGTCTCCCCTCATTAGGAGGGGGCTTTTAGGGCTGCTTAGCACTTTGCCTGGTGGACACTTTTCCCCAACACAGGTGAAGACCCTGCATGAAGCAGCCAAGAGGCCAAGTACAGCAGATATGGCCGTTCTCTCTCCAGCAATGCTTAGCCCTACACAATCACTGTCTGCACCTCCAGCTCCCCCTCTTGGGAGGCAATCACAAACTCTCCGGTGTGCTCCATTATCTCAATATCATCAGAGGCCACCATGGTCACAGTCGCTTCC from Tiliqua scincoides isolate rTilSci1 chromosome 13, rTilSci1.hap2, whole genome shotgun sequence encodes the following:
- the ZDHHC4 gene encoding palmitoyltransferase ZDHHC4 isoform X1 — encoded protein: MDFLILFLLYVILVLLSILFCVFSGRKHSFPSRVVAWGTQVLLCLVPARVLKPLHQLFHTRSCLFVVLNFVLEVLVYGEYSWEVFSYCRELEFHILILLLPYLLLLVNLGFFLLCSKTNPGTITKSNQALFLHVYAYDGVMFKKDTECPTCSVRKPARSKHCGVCNGCVHRFDHHCIWVNNCIGAFNMRYFLLYLLSLLAMAIAIAIITTTFLIQVVVLSNMMLGHYLDDRGQEHPVDVVFLIQHLFLTFPRIVFMLGFVVIIALILGSYFCFTLYLILTNQTSNEWFKAARCKCTCAQHCSRHSGYKNVYSRGALSNIMEIVRPLASTGKKRRALCPEYVSSYQCPPLKRK
- the ZDHHC4 gene encoding palmitoyltransferase ZDHHC4 isoform X2 is translated as MDFLILFLLYVILVLLSILFCVFSGRKHSFPSRVVAWGTQVLLCLVPARVLKPLHQLFHTRSCLFVVLNFVLEVLVYGEYSWEVFSYCRELEFHILILLLPYLLLLVNLGFFLLCSKTNPGTITKSNQALFLHVYAYDGVMFKKDTECPTCSVRKPARSKHCGVCNGCVHRFDHHCIWVNNCIGAFNMRYFLLYLLSLLAMAIAIAIITTTFLIQVVVLSNMMLGHYLDDRGQEHPVDVVFLIQHLFLTFPRIVFMLGFVVIIALILGSYFCFTLYLILTNQTSNEWFKAARCKCTCAQHCSRHSGYKNVYSRGALSNIMEIVRPLASTGKKRR